A genomic window from Fusobacterium sp. JB019 includes:
- a CDS encoding 3-hydroxybutyryl-CoA dehydrogenase: MKIGVIGAGTMGSGIAQTFAQTNGYEVMLCDINEEFAAKGKAKIAKGLERKVSKGKMEASDANNILERITTGTKEICKECDLVIEAAIENMEIKKQTFRELDEICKEETIFATNTSSLSITEIGSGLRRPVIGMHFFNPVPVMKLVEVIAGLNTPEEVVEKIKEISEEIGKVPVQVEEAPGFVVNRILIPMVNEAIGIYAEGVASVEGIDAAMKLGCNHPIGPLALGDLIGLDVCLAIMEVLYNEMGDTKYRPHPLLRKMVRGHKLGMKTGEGFYNYSK; the protein is encoded by the coding sequence ATGAAGATAGGTGTTATTGGAGCAGGAACAATGGGTTCAGGGATTGCACAAACATTTGCACAAACTAATGGATATGAGGTTATGCTATGTGACATTAATGAAGAGTTTGCAGCAAAAGGAAAAGCTAAGATAGCAAAAGGATTAGAGAGAAAAGTTTCTAAAGGGAAAATGGAAGCTTCTGACGCTAATAATATCTTAGAAAGAATAACAACTGGAACAAAAGAAATCTGTAAAGAATGTGATTTAGTTATAGAAGCAGCTATTGAAAATATGGAGATAAAAAAACAAACTTTTAGAGAGTTAGATGAAATTTGTAAAGAAGAAACAATTTTCGCAACTAATACATCATCATTATCTATAACTGAGATAGGATCTGGACTAAGAAGACCTGTAATAGGGATGCATTTTTTCAACCCTGTACCAGTAATGAAATTAGTGGAAGTTATAGCGGGATTAAATACTCCGGAAGAAGTAGTTGAAAAGATAAAAGAAATATCAGAGGAAATAGGGAAAGTTCCTGTTCAGGTTGAGGAAGCTCCAGGTTTTGTTGTTAATAGGATATTAATACCAATGGTAAATGAAGCTATAGGTATTTATGCAGAAGGAGTAGCTAGTGTTGAAGGGATAGATGCAGCTATGAAGTTAGGTTGTAATCACCCTATTGGACCATTAGCTTTAGGAGATTTAATAGGACTTGACGTATGTTTGGCGATAATGGAAGTGCTATATAATGAAATGGGAGATACAAAATACAGACCACATCCATTGTTAAGAAAAATGGTTCGTGGACATAAGTTAGGAATGAAAACAGGAGAAGGTTTCTATAATTATTCGAAGTAA
- a CDS encoding enoyl-CoA hydratase-related protein has protein sequence MEFVKYEQDGFIGVITINRPKALNALNTDVLEMLNKVLDDVDLEKTRALILTGSGSKSFVAGADISEMSKLTKSEGEVFGKMGNDVFRKLETFQVPVIAAVNGFALGGGCELSLSCDIRICSENALFGQPEVGLGITPGFGGTQRLARTIGIGKAKEMIYTASNIKAEEAFRIGLVNKVCSSEELINEAKKIAKKIYRNAPIAVRACKKAINEGISLNMDEAIIVEEKLFGSCFETQDQKNGMKAFLEKKKVEGFINK, from the coding sequence ATGGAATTTGTTAAATATGAACAAGATGGTTTTATCGGGGTGATTACTATTAATCGTCCTAAAGCCTTGAATGCTTTAAATACTGATGTTTTAGAAATGCTAAATAAAGTTCTTGACGATGTTGATTTAGAAAAGACAAGAGCTCTTATTTTAACAGGGAGTGGTTCTAAATCTTTTGTTGCAGGAGCGGATATTTCTGAGATGAGTAAATTAACAAAATCAGAAGGGGAAGTTTTTGGTAAGATGGGAAATGATGTTTTTAGAAAATTAGAAACATTTCAGGTGCCCGTTATAGCGGCAGTAAATGGGTTTGCTCTAGGGGGAGGTTGTGAACTTTCTTTGAGCTGTGATATTAGAATATGTTCAGAAAACGCTTTGTTTGGTCAACCGGAGGTTGGCTTAGGTATAACTCCTGGATTTGGAGGGACTCAAAGATTAGCTAGAACAATAGGAATAGGAAAAGCTAAGGAAATGATTTATACAGCTTCTAATATAAAAGCGGAGGAAGCTTTTAGAATAGGATTAGTAAATAAAGTTTGTTCAAGTGAAGAATTGATAAATGAAGCTAAAAAAATAGCTAAAAAAATATATAGGAATGCACCAATAGCTGTAAGAGCTTGCAAAAAAGCTATAAATGAAGGAATTTCTTTAAATATGGATGAAGCTATTATTGTAGAAGAAAAATTATTTGGAAGTTGTTTTGAGACTCAAGACCAGAAAAATGGAATGAAAGCTTTTTTAGAAAAGAAAAAAGTAGAAGGATTTATAAATAAATAG
- the ispF gene encoding 2-C-methyl-D-erythritol 2,4-cyclodiphosphate synthase, with translation MIRIGNGYDVHRFKEGRKLILGGVEIPYKVGLLGHSDADVLLHAIIDAILGALALGDIGQHFPDNNKEYLNIDSKILLKKVKNIMDIEGYEIGNLDSIIVTQKPKLKNYLKEMRKNISEILKTEISNISVKATTEENLGFTGREEGIKSYCVLILNKKQKKKA, from the coding sequence ATGATTAGAATAGGAAATGGTTATGATGTACATAGATTTAAAGAAGGGAGAAAACTTATTTTAGGTGGAGTAGAGATTCCTTATAAGGTTGGATTGCTAGGACATTCAGATGCAGATGTTTTGTTGCATGCAATTATAGATGCGATATTAGGAGCATTAGCTTTGGGGGATATAGGCCAACACTTTCCAGATAATAATAAAGAATATTTAAATATAGATAGTAAAATTTTATTAAAAAAAGTTAAAAATATTATGGATATAGAAGGATATGAGATAGGAAATTTGGATTCCATAATTGTGACTCAAAAACCTAAATTAAAGAATTATTTAAAAGAAATGAGAAAAAATATTTCAGAAATTTTAAAGACAGAGATATCAAATATAAGTGTTAAAGCAACAACAGAAGAAAACTTAGGATTTACAGGAAGAGAAGAAGGAATAAAAAGTTATTGCGTTTTGATATTAAATAAAAAACAAAAAAAGAAAGCTTAA
- the rfaE1 gene encoding D-glycero-beta-D-manno-heptose-7-phosphate kinase — MNKNRFKTILSNFNKLKIAVVGDIMLDDYLIGTVERVSPEAPVPVVLIKKEKFVLGGAGNVINNLSTLGVKTYCYGMVGDDIDGDKLLRSMKKIGVEISGIIKSEERPTIVKRRILGGNQQLLRIDWEDPTNIDDLLEEAILENIRNNINNIDAIILSDYNKGVLTPRLSREIIKLAKQNNKIITVDPKPSNIKNYVGASSMTPNKKEAFLCLKNSENMDINEVGTDIRDMLKLENLLITRSEEGVSLYDDNGVTNIPTFAKEVFDVTGAGDTVISVYTLSKAAGASWEEAAKIANTAAGIVVGKIGTSTATKEQIIDFYDEIYGKEVE, encoded by the coding sequence ATGAATAAAAACAGATTCAAGACAATACTTTCTAATTTTAATAAACTAAAAATTGCTGTTGTTGGGGATATAATGTTAGATGATTATTTAATAGGAACAGTTGAAAGAGTTTCGCCGGAGGCTCCAGTTCCGGTAGTATTAATAAAGAAAGAAAAGTTTGTATTAGGTGGTGCTGGAAACGTAATAAATAATTTATCTACTTTGGGAGTAAAGACATATTGCTATGGTATGGTAGGCGATGATATAGATGGAGATAAATTATTAAGATCTATGAAAAAAATAGGAGTAGAAATTTCTGGGATTATAAAAAGTGAAGAAAGGCCGACTATTGTAAAAAGAAGAATTTTAGGAGGAAATCAACAATTATTAAGAATCGATTGGGAAGATCCTACAAATATAGATGATTTATTAGAAGAAGCAATACTAGAAAATATAAGAAATAATATTAATAATATAGATGCAATAATATTATCTGATTATAATAAGGGTGTATTAACTCCTAGATTATCTCGAGAAATAATAAAATTAGCAAAACAAAACAATAAAATAATAACCGTTGATCCAAAGCCTTCAAATATAAAAAATTATGTAGGGGCGTCTTCAATGACTCCTAATAAAAAGGAAGCTTTTTTATGTCTAAAAAATTCTGAAAATATGGATATCAATGAGGTTGGAACAGATATAAGAGACATGTTAAAATTAGAAAATTTATTAATAACTAGAAGCGAAGAAGGAGTTAGTTTATATGATGATAATGGTGTAACAAATATTCCTACTTTTGCGAAAGAAGTTTTTGATGTTACAGGAGCTGGAGATACAGTAATTTCAGTTTATACACTATCAAAAGCAGCAGGAGCTTCTTGGGAGGAGGCTGCCAAGATTGCAAATACAGCAGCAGGAATAGTTGTTGGGAAAATAGGAACATCTACAGCGACAAAAGAACAAATAATAGATTTTTATGATGAAATTTATGGAAAAGAAGTTGAATAG
- a CDS encoding A24 family peptidase, with translation MEKIIDLFFIINLLLISYTDYKSCEIPDALNLFILLLKGIKIFFFNYSFENSIIGFGVYPIILLVIYGYVSNIVGKELIGFGDVKLLSSIGFYIGYSSLFAVVYYYNIICLVGIVLCYVILKIVKKKEIRGVQIPFAPIVCLALFVLEVLEVTK, from the coding sequence ATGGAAAAAATTATAGATTTATTTTTTATAATAAATTTATTACTTATTAGTTATACAGATTACAAATCATGCGAAATACCAGATGCTTTAAATTTATTTATTTTATTATTAAAAGGAATAAAAATATTTTTTTTTAATTATAGTTTTGAAAATTCAATCATAGGTTTTGGGGTCTATCCAATAATCCTTTTAGTTATATATGGTTATGTTAGCAATATAGTGGGAAAAGAATTAATAGGTTTTGGAGATGTTAAATTACTAAGTTCGATAGGATTTTATATAGGATATAGTTCATTATTTGCAGTGGTTTATTATTATAATATTATTTGTTTAGTGGGAATTGTTTTATGTTATGTTATTTTAAAAATTGTAAAGAAAAAAGAAATAAGAGGTGTACAAATACCTTTTGCTCCAATTGTTTGTTTAGCTTTATTTGTTTTAGAAGTTTTAGAGGTAACAAAGTGA
- a CDS encoding prepilin-type N-terminal cleavage/methylation domain-containing protein, protein MKNEGFSLVETLVVIAIIGIMSSIMTPKISIYLAKAKDTKVISDLSMLRTASQMYYLDEGQPLGEENGQIKDYLTDSDLEKIKIYFSGNINKLETSNENNDVKEVVGGSRKEKNGQIKLGGNIKYTFKGEEDSSDGINIWIEKDTEMGDYTINNYKWEEL, encoded by the coding sequence ATGAAAAATGAAGGGTTTTCTTTAGTTGAAACGTTAGTAGTAATAGCAATAATTGGTATAATGTCAAGTATTATGACTCCTAAAATATCAATTTATTTAGCAAAGGCAAAAGATACAAAAGTAATATCAGATTTATCAATGTTGAGAACAGCTTCTCAAATGTATTATTTAGATGAAGGACAACCATTAGGAGAGGAAAATGGACAAATAAAAGATTACTTAACAGACTCTGATTTAGAAAAAATAAAAATTTATTTTTCTGGAAATATAAATAAATTAGAAACTTCAAATGAGAATAATGATGTAAAAGAAGTAGTAGGAGGAAGTAGAAAAGAAAAAAATGGACAAATAAAATTAGGAGGAAATATAAAATATACTTTTAAAGGTGAAGAAGATAGTTCAGACGGAATTAATATTTGGATAGAGAAAGATACGGAAATGGGAGATTATACAATTAATAATTATAAATGGGAGGAGTTATAA
- a CDS encoding type II secretion system F family protein → MKKYMSFVINKEGKKKIIFNYETSNKQLEKALKRNKLFIIKTFIIKKEDLKDTELLNFFIKLRIFIESGYQFYDAINYFSDYKKMKNYIRKIKYYLRNGEKIDFIFKNSGLNLKEIDFIILKIGEESGDLLKSFSIIENRLKTRIKLRREVKKILVYPEILLFFIFLILIFLGKFLLPNFVIILKEMNIEVSKTTRGIIWFSNNFIYLGIIFSIVIFIIKNIKIKEKILNYIFKSKKIKNYLMGLYKLNLLESLIILLKSDINLVYAIKILEKEELNKNRKKGLKNILVNFEEGKNIEVSFRKSEFFNKKDLEFIRLGEKSGELVKSLEIIYNNNKKDRENKIEIIIKLLEPFTIIIIGIVIFFIFKGIYFPLLKIIDSI, encoded by the coding sequence ATGAAAAAATATATGTCTTTTGTTATAAATAAAGAAGGAAAAAAGAAAATTATCTTTAATTACGAAACATCTAATAAACAATTAGAAAAAGCATTGAAAAGAAATAAATTATTTATAATAAAAACGTTTATAATAAAAAAAGAAGATCTTAAAGATACTGAACTTTTAAATTTTTTTATTAAACTAAGAATTTTTATAGAAAGTGGTTATCAATTTTATGATGCTATTAATTATTTTTCTGATTACAAAAAGATGAAAAATTATATAAGAAAAATAAAATATTATTTAAGAAATGGTGAAAAAATAGATTTTATTTTCAAAAATAGTGGTTTAAATTTAAAAGAAATAGATTTTATTATTTTAAAAATAGGAGAAGAATCTGGAGATCTATTAAAATCATTTTCAATAATAGAAAACAGATTAAAAACTAGGATTAAATTAAGAAGAGAAGTAAAAAAAATACTAGTTTATCCAGAAATATTATTGTTTTTTATATTTTTAATTTTAATATTTTTAGGTAAATTTCTTTTACCTAATTTTGTAATTATATTAAAAGAAATGAATATAGAGGTATCAAAAACAACAAGAGGAATAATATGGTTTTCAAACAACTTTATTTATTTAGGAATAATATTTTCGATAGTTATTTTTATAATAAAGAATATTAAAATAAAAGAAAAAATTTTAAACTATATATTTAAATCAAAAAAAATTAAAAATTATTTAATGGGCTTATATAAATTAAATTTATTAGAATCATTAATAATATTATTAAAATCAGATATAAATTTAGTCTATGCTATTAAAATTCTAGAAAAGGAAGAATTAAATAAAAATAGAAAAAAAGGATTAAAAAATATTTTAGTTAATTTTGAAGAAGGAAAAAATATTGAAGTTTCTTTTAGAAAAAGTGAATTTTTTAATAAAAAAGATTTAGAATTTATCCGATTAGGCGAAAAATCTGGAGAATTAGTCAAAAGCTTAGAAATAATATATAACAATAATAAAAAAGATAGAGAAAATAAAATAGAGATAATTATAAAATTACTAGAACCTTTTACAATAATAATAATAGGAATAGTAATTTTTTTTATTTTTAAAGGAATTTATTTTCCGCTATTAAAGATAATAGACAGTATCTAG